gtctatGCCATCCAGTGGTTGAACCAATCCCATTCTAACCCCATTTCATCCTTCCCACGTTCCCGTCAACTCCTGTCACATTGCTTTGCATCCATGTGTCTTTGCTTCCCATTTACTCCCGTAATGTTACCGTTACATTAGAGGCCTTTCTACAACATTGGGGCCTCGTCCTGGACAACAGacagtagtttaatttagttgagtttagagatacagatagttTTGTTTCAGAGGCACAGCATTGAAACGGGCCCCTCTGCTcatcgagcccgcgccgaccagcgatccccgcacactaacactctcttacatgcactcgggacaatttacaattatacccagcctattagcctacaagcctgtacatctttggagtgttgtgtttacaggcctgttatgctactgcaaataagaattgcattgttccgaTGGAGGCttagatgacaattaaacactcttggctctcttACCTCAAGTTCCCATTGAGTAGACGCCTGTACTCAGCAATTTCTGCTTCCAGAGTTTTCTTGATTTGTAGCAGATCATCGTAGTTTTCTTTACTCCTATGCATTTCATTCCGCAATTCGAACAACTGCATTTCCCCTTTGGAGATAATTAACTGCAACTTGTCGAGCTCATTTGCATTTCTGTTCTCAGTGTCCCCCAATATGTTTTCCAATCCAATGACCTGTACAAATTAACAGAAGAATCTCCAATTTCCAATTTGAATTTCAAATTACAATTCCCCGCACTTAACCATTGCGTGAGAAGAGAACTATATTTCTATGTAAGAAAATCCAATGCAAATTGTGACTGTACGTGTCAGTACAGTAAAAAGTTAGCAGCTTAGTAAATGCTTAGTTATTAACATGTATTAATTTTATACTatttagttattagtttattgAATTAGAAGATGAttggtcacaaaatcaaaacagaagaaGGGGGGTATAGTAATGGAAAAAAATTGTTGGTAAATGTGGCTTTTCATTTACGTTCATTATCTTACATTACATTCATGAATAGCTCTTTGAAAAAGGCTTGAAACTCTTTCAAGAAAATCTATAATAGGCAGTATGCAATGTTATGAAAATTCAATGTGCTTAACAACCATAACATCTCGGGAGCTTTTTTATCCTTAAACTTCACCCACATCCTTCAGTAACATCAGAAACTACGATTTCCTctggctgtaaggtttttgaacAGACCCGCACAACCCTAGTCCGACCTCAACAACAGAACTCTACGGACCAACTCTTCAACCACcaaggacttgttttctaattgtgttttgcacttatatatgtataaaatcatgagaggaatacatcaggtagatgcacagagtctcttgcccagagcaagtgaatcgaggaccagaggacataggtccaaggtgaaggggaaaagatttaataggaatctgaggggtaactttttcacgcaaagggtgtatggaacgagcagccagaggaggtaattgaggctgggactatcccaacatttaagaaacagttagacaggtacacggataggacaggtttggagggatatggatcaaacacagggcaggtgggactaatgtagctgggacatgttggccggtgtgggcaagttgggctgaagggcctgtttccacactgtatcactctaggactctaagACTGATGCCTTCCTTTTTGAGATTGTGAAATCTTATGGAATGTACTTGTACTTTATGTATTGTTTGTGTTTGTTGGGTGTTGGCTGAATctatgtgcttgtgatgctgctgcaagcaagatttttgttGTATCTGTACCTCTGTACTTGTGCATGTGCCAATAAACTTAAACTGACTTGACTATTTTAACTAATGTTTCCTTTCAGAGAAAATCAAAACTTGAATGGAAGCACCCATTTACtccaatcctacactaatcccattttattcttccctcaTTCCGATCAGAtctccccagattccaccactcacggACACAGACGCAATTTACAGCAGCTTTTTTTTGGTATGGAAGGGGAGGAGGTAATGGAGGATTCGGATGAAACCTTgtacggtctcagggagaacgtttaAACAGCGCCAGGGCCAAAGCCAGCTCGCTGGAGCCgtgacaaaaaaaaaagcagagctgctggaagaactcagctggtcaggcagcatctgcggaggaaagaGGACCATCGccgttttgggttgagtcccttctctaGAATGGAAGAGCAGAGGGGAGGTACGAAGATGCGCGGGGAGAGGGCGGGCAAGGTGTACAAAGGGAAAGacgggtgggagagggaagggtggagatggCGACAGGGGTTGGGAGGGGATGAGTGGAGACAGCAAAAgtttgcagattctggaatctgacgGGAAAGTTAAGGTGAAGATTGGAACTGAATGAGGATGGTGGTGGCAGATGGGAAcaacagagggagtggaggggtgagCAGTGGGAGAGGGGGTTAGTGGATGGGAATGAAGTGAGAGGAGGGTGTGGGTGAATAGACAAATGGAGtaggtgaggggggagacgggCAAGATCcttgctccacctctccctccaagGCTTTAAACTGGATAGTTCCCCCTTTACTCTTTCAGACtggaggaagggcctcgacccaaaatgctgattagctgtttccctccacagatgctgcctgacccgatgggttcctccagcagttctcctTTATCAGctacagattccagcaactgcagtcccttgtgtctggcTGGGCTGGAGCTGGGAGATGGCAGGAGGCCGCAGAGCAGTGTTAGGGTCACCCGTTGGTGAAGGAAGGGTTCCTCAAGATGCTGGCAAGGCCACACTGGAGCACGGTGTACAATTTTAGCCACCCTGCTATAAAGAAGGATGACATTTTACAGGAAAAAGTGCAAaaaacagatctacaaggacGGAGGGATTGAGTTGCAAGGCGagattggaattctctgcctcagaaggcagtggaggcgaattctctgaatgcattcaagagagctagatagagctcttaaggatagcggagtcagggggtatggggagaaggcaggaacagggtactgattgagaatgatcagccatgatcacattgaatggcggtgctggctcgaagggccgaatggcctcctgctgcacctattgtctattggataaaCTGGGACTTTGACTGATGATGGAGGCTGAGAAGTgaaccttatagaggtttataaaatgatgagagacagaGATAACGAATAGCCAaagtctttttttccccagagcaGGGGAGTCAAAAATTAAAAGGCATCAGTTtagggtgagaagggaaagagttAAAACAGAACTGAGgtgcaacttttcacacagagggtggtgcgtttatggaacgaactgccaagaGGAagtgatagcaacatttaaaagacttttggagagGTATACGGAtcagaaagatttggagggatgtgggccaggcaGGTTGGGACAAGCTACATTGAAcaacttggccagcatggacaggatgggccgaagggcctgtttccatgctgcacagctcCATGAGTCTACGTCTCCCCTCAGAGAATTGTGATCCTCGGAATATATCTgcatcttcggattcctcccccAACATTTCCTCGCTTGCGCCATTTTACAGACCCGGTGGGGCCCCCAACCCTGATATTGTTGCAGTGGACAGTACCTGTGACTTCAGAGTTTCCAGCTCCACCTCCAGACCTTGCATCGTCTGTCGCTTAATGTTGAACTCAGCTTTCAAACTGTCAAGTTCCTTTGTGTTGAGGTTGACTTCTTTATTTATCACCAGCAGCTGTGTTGTGAACGGGGGACACATTAAAGTCTGTTGAAAGCTGACATATTGTGACCAGAGATTCATGCAACACTCCAAGCATGCAAATACATTCAGCAAAGTTACAATACGCTTGCGGTTTACATCGATAATCCCATCTACGACAGCCAAATCCTTAGTCAAACATTGAGTCATATGAGGGTATGGAACAGCTCGCGAAACTCTTACTTTCTGTTGTATATTTTGTTTCCACACAGTACATTTCATCCAGCCTCAGTAGAAAAACATCTTTGCACTACAGGTCCACcattgattttccggcacccttggtcccCGAGGCTTtccggattatccgttttgccggatcaGCAGAGGTCACAGTCTCCGAGCGATGCCCAACGGGACCGGAACGGCCCAGGTTGCCGAGGGGCCGGGACACCGGCCGGCAAAGTTGCCCacggaagttggctatgggaacggatctgccggctccggccgggctggagttccagagccccggccgcagggggcaaattcgacccgccgattggcgcagaagtcctgatgaggttgagattggccacCTTACCCGGCTGAGGTGCTACATTTtcgggggagatttcaagtgcactctcataGTTTTGTCCAGAAAATTGCCAGAAGGTGCCAGAAAATTGATGGTGGACCTTAGAAATATCCAATCAGGCTTAGAATGAAATGTGTATCGTTGCACTATCCCAGAATAAGGAACAGCGTCTTCCCCGCTATCATCagacaactgaacggtcctcccataagaTAGGTTcatgtcccgatcttccaacctacccctTTGCAGGTTTGCGCTTTTTGTTTTTAACTGCACTTTCTCCAGAACTAAAACTGCATTGCTCTAATAATAtgctctgcactctggtatttttctgttTGCAGTACCTGTTGTACTGGGATTATACTCATATATGACAtaacttgactggatagcagacaaaaaaaaagcaaaagtaTCGGTGcaagtggcaataataaaccaatatcaagctCGCATTTGAAATGGAGAATATCATAAGGGGAAGATGGAAGTATCGGGtgctatttagagatacagcatggaaacaggcccttcagcctaccagggccatgctgactgtcgatcacccattcacactagttctatgttatcccactttctcatccactccctgcacacgaggggcaatttacagagggccaattaacttgcaaacccacatatcattggggtgtgggaggaaaccagagaacccggaggaatcccaagtggacacagggagaacatgcaaactccacacagacagccccctgagacagggattgaactcaggtcactGTGACAACCATTCCCCTCATATTCCCCGTTATTTATTCATGTCATCACACagttgtttgccaatagcgagcaaattttagtgccatgtcgttggcctctgcaagatcctttacagtgcgtgtgtcatgcagcatgtcacaactcaggagatgttccatagtctggaggccccgtatATACcctcttcagcatgttcgatttgctcctccccatgtctgtccgcagtctgttgagactgcaccaggttacccacggttggtcggaacctggtgggagtttctcagagggatcgattgccgtgtgaatgtcttccggcgatttctctagtctctcttcccagagtttgagccttctggacgatgcaaggcagtccaggggatggacagaagagaggaaacctctgcgtgatttcaaattcGTACACCCCTCATTCCCCTTCTATTCCTTAGCCTCCTGCGCTTGAAGGAATAAAGATCTAAGACTTCCTAAAGTCCAAAGACAGGCTCCATGAAAGACGTTGGCTTTCCTGTACTCCAgtcccaagcggtcacggggataatGTGCAAATCAGagacaggacccgaggtcaggatcgaacctgggactctggcgctgtgagccattGTATGTTAACAGTTTAAATGGCAGCGAGAGCTTTGAGATCCCTTACCTGTGACTCATACCAGGACTGGGCTTCAGCTTTGTTTTTTGCCATCAGACCTTCATATTGTGCCCTGATCTTTGCCACGGTGTCAGGAAGGCCATCTTCCTTGCTCGATGACACACTCACAGAGATCCTCTCGTTCTTCAGCTGCGCTTTGAGGCCACTCAGTTCCTGCCACACAACAACACGGTCTGATCAGTGGAACAACATGAgcaaagcaaaaaaacaaacagatgcaggaactcagcaggtcgggcggtatctgtggagggaaaaggagagaccacgtttccagaaccaggggccacagtttaagaataaggggtaggcctttgagaacggagatgaggaaaaacttttccactcagagagttgtaaatctgtggaattctctgcctcagaaggcagtggaggccaattctctggatgcgttcaagagagagctcttaatgatagcggagtcagggggtatggggagagggcaggaacggggtagggtgattgtgaatgatcagccatgatcacattgaatggcggggctggctggaagggccgaatggcttcctcctgcacctattgtccattgtctattgtctactgttcattgtctattgaccattcttcagacatgcCTCCCTCTTGTTGGAATTTCCTCTTCTACTCATAACCCCTCTTTCTAACCTTTCCTCTTAAAATTCCTTCTTTACTCATTGTTGACCACTTGATCTTGGCTGCAGGAGACACTGAACAATATGGAGCGCTCCCAAACTAACGTTCATAACGTAAGGTGGTAGAAATTCAGCAGAAACACAGCAGGTGCCAtaacagatttagtttagagatacagtgtgtaaacaaacCCTACGGTCCACAGACGGTGAGTGAACAACAATAGTGGATCGGAATCTACACAGGAGGAACTGAAGGTgctgttcacaaaaaaagacacaaagtgctggatttactcaacgggtcaggcagcatctttggagcacatgggcaggtgatgtttctggtcgggacccttgtggATAGGTAATTTTTGGATCGGCACCCTAATGAATAgggcccaacctgaaacatcacctctccttgttctccagagatgctgcctgactcgctgagttactccagcactctgtgtctgtgtttATCAGTGTTCAGTAGCTCAGCTCACCTCCCCATGGTTCTTCttcaggaagaggatttcttcagCCAGCAGGCCAGTCTCGTTCCCCAGTGAGAATGCGTTCACCCTGTATTCCTCCTGGACCTGTCTCAAACGGTCTATGTCATTCTCCACAGCTTGACGGACAAGTGCTTCAGAGTCCAGCCTGGAACAAGGCAGAGGGATCATGTCCAGACAACTTTCCAGTTAGGAAAACAACACTGTCCAGAGTCAGAAAACACAATCAAACCTAAACAATCTCTCCCCCACATTTCATATCTGGGACCAGTGCATCTAtcaaagacgggtctcgacccgaaacatcgcccaatccaatccttctctccagagatgctgcctgtcccgctgagttactccggcattttgtgtctatcttcagtttaaaccagcatctgctgttccttcatacacacacatatatatatatatgtcaacACCTAATGGATCACTATCATTCCGCTAACTCAACTTATTTTTCACAGGGTTGAAAAGAGTAGACCGCCATGTGTACTGGAACTCTGAACTCTCTCCATTTCCCACTGGAACATGGTAGTCTGCTGGTTAAACCATTCAGAATTCAAGCAATTAAGTAAATCTGAATTGTTAAAAAATAATGCAAGCATCCTCTATACTGCTGGATTGCAGTAAAGACAATCTTCCAGAGAAATGTTTCCTCTCCCAGTAGGTTGATATTTCCCAATGGTCGGGGGGTGCCCAGAACTAGAGAGGAactgtagatttaaggtgagaggggaaagggttAAAAGAAATCCGAGAGGCAATatcttcacacatagggtggtacttatatggaacgagttgccagtggAGGCGGTAGAAGAGACTACAATGGAGACTTTAAAAAGgtatagagggatacgggccaaacacagacaggatgGGCCGGCTCAGTTATAAAGCCTGGTCTGCATGGCTGAGTTGGGTCCCTTGCTGGGTAAGTCCCTGTGACTCCAGTCTTGCCAGTGGAGTTGCCTTTAAGCCTCTGCTCAGTTCAATGTGCGTTGATCGGGCGATAAGCTGCGATGATGTCTGCATGTATGTGTGAGTAACAGGCAgacagaagatgctgcctgacctgccgcacATTTTCTGCTTTACTTCAACTCTAAAAAGAAAAGGTGATCAAACGGCTAATGGTACAAACTTCATCTTGAAGTCCTCTGCGCTCAGCCTGGTGTTGTCGATCTGCAACATGATGGCGGCATTGCCCATGGTGAGGTCCTCAATCTAAAAACCAACGGCAGAAACATGCAGTCAAACGAGACATCGACACCAGAGCCCCAGGCAATGCTTGTGAATGGACGGGTTAGTTTTCATTAAAGCTGCTGTCAGATCGTTGTATTGTTGCAAAACAATGGAGAACAGCTGGAGgatctctgggtcaggcagcaactgtggggggggggggggggtgaggagggggtgagggtgaggggggggtgagggtgagggggtgagggtgagggggggtgagggtgagggggggatgagggtgaggggggggtgagggtgagggggggggggtgagggggggatgagggtgaggggggggcaaTGGACAGCAATGTTTCTAgtaaagacctttcttcagacggatggtgaagtggggaggaagctggtggaaggagatgagggtaagggtaagggtgaggtaaGTGC
This DNA window, taken from Rhinoraja longicauda isolate Sanriku21f chromosome 31, sRhiLon1.1, whole genome shotgun sequence, encodes the following:
- the LOC144608398 gene encoding LOW QUALITY PROTEIN: keratin, type I cytoskeletal 18 (The sequence of the model RefSeq protein was modified relative to this genomic sequence to represent the inferred CDS: inserted 1 base in 1 codon; deleted 1 base in 1 codon), with translation MPSINSTLSPRRATHRSSPAFSSRSVQGGSWKRVSTTGRSLAMGSGSGSGLGISSAAGLLMAGEGGNRIGGEKMAMQGLNERLARYLDKVRSLETSNRELELQRSARWEERKPVERNIDPCCTGSHXLNRQIEDLTMGNAAIMLQIDNTRLSAEDFKMKLDSEALVRQAVENDIDRLRQVQEEYRVNAFSLGNETGLLAEEILFLKKNHGEELSGLKAQLKNERISVSVSSSKEDGLPDTVAKIRAQYEGLMAKNKAEAQSWYESQLLVINKEVNLNTKELDSLKAEFNIKRQTMQGLEVELETLKSQVIGLENILGDTENRNANELDKLQLIISKGEMQLFELRNEMHRSKENYDDLLQIKKTLEAEIAEYRRLLNGNLSVKPAPRPRTPTPPPEITTRKTIKVITTTLVDGKVVDESSEVEEYSEQKLIM